In the genome of Monodelphis domestica isolate mMonDom1 chromosome 2, mMonDom1.pri, whole genome shotgun sequence, one region contains:
- the MMD gene encoding monocyte to macrophage differentiation factor isoform X1 — MRFKSRFQRFMNHRAPANSRYKPTCYEHAANCYTHALLIVPAIVGSALLHRLSDDCWEKITAWIYGMGLCALFIVSTVFHIVSWKKSHLRTMEHCFHMCDRMVIYFFIAASYAPWLNLRELGPLASHMRWFIWLMAAGGTIYVFLYHEKYKVVELFFYLTMGFSPALVVTSMNNTDGLQELAYGGIIYCLGVVFFKSDGIIPFAHAIWHLFVATAAAVHYYAIWKYLYRSPTDFIRHL; from the exons GTTCATGAACCATCGGGCCCCAGCCAACAGCCGCTATAAACCTACCTGTTATGAGCATGCAGCTAACTGCTACACACATGCA CTCCTCATTGTTCCTGCTATCGTGGGCAGTGCCCTCCTCCATCGACTATCGGATGACTGTTGGGAAAAGATCACAGCATGGATTTATGGAATGGGCCTATGTGCCCTCTTCATAGTTTCCACAGTATTTCACATTGTTTCATGGAAAAAGAGTCACTTAAG GACAATGGAGCATTGTTTTCATATGTGCGATAGAATGGTGATCTATTTCTTCATTGCAGCCTCCTATGCGCCATG GTTAAATCTCCGTGAACTTGGACCCCTGGCATCTCATATGCGTTGGTTTATCTGGCTCATGGCAGCTGGAGGAACCATTTATGTATTTCTCTACCATGAAAA GTATAAAGTGGTCGAGCTATTTTTCTATCTAACAATGGGATTTTCTCCTGCATTGGTAGTAACCTCAATG AATAACACTGATGGGCTACAAGAACTTGCCTACGGAGGCATAATTTATTGCTTAGGAGTCGTGTTCTTCAAAAGTGATGGCATCATTCCATTCGCCCATGCCATTTGGCACCTTTTTGTGGCCACAGCAGCAGCAGTACATTACTATGCCATTTGGAAATACCTTTACCGAAGTCCTACAGACTTTATCCGACACTTATGA
- the MMD gene encoding monocyte to macrophage differentiation factor isoform X2 produces the protein MESRFMNHRAPANSRYKPTCYEHAANCYTHALLIVPAIVGSALLHRLSDDCWEKITAWIYGMGLCALFIVSTVFHIVSWKKSHLRTMEHCFHMCDRMVIYFFIAASYAPWLNLRELGPLASHMRWFIWLMAAGGTIYVFLYHEKYKVVELFFYLTMGFSPALVVTSMNNTDGLQELAYGGIIYCLGVVFFKSDGIIPFAHAIWHLFVATAAAVHYYAIWKYLYRSPTDFIRHL, from the exons GTTCATGAACCATCGGGCCCCAGCCAACAGCCGCTATAAACCTACCTGTTATGAGCATGCAGCTAACTGCTACACACATGCA CTCCTCATTGTTCCTGCTATCGTGGGCAGTGCCCTCCTCCATCGACTATCGGATGACTGTTGGGAAAAGATCACAGCATGGATTTATGGAATGGGCCTATGTGCCCTCTTCATAGTTTCCACAGTATTTCACATTGTTTCATGGAAAAAGAGTCACTTAAG GACAATGGAGCATTGTTTTCATATGTGCGATAGAATGGTGATCTATTTCTTCATTGCAGCCTCCTATGCGCCATG GTTAAATCTCCGTGAACTTGGACCCCTGGCATCTCATATGCGTTGGTTTATCTGGCTCATGGCAGCTGGAGGAACCATTTATGTATTTCTCTACCATGAAAA GTATAAAGTGGTCGAGCTATTTTTCTATCTAACAATGGGATTTTCTCCTGCATTGGTAGTAACCTCAATG AATAACACTGATGGGCTACAAGAACTTGCCTACGGAGGCATAATTTATTGCTTAGGAGTCGTGTTCTTCAAAAGTGATGGCATCATTCCATTCGCCCATGCCATTTGGCACCTTTTTGTGGCCACAGCAGCAGCAGTACATTACTATGCCATTTGGAAATACCTTTACCGAAGTCCTACAGACTTTATCCGACACTTATGA
- the MMD gene encoding monocyte to macrophage differentiation factor isoform X4, translating to MRFKSRFQRFMNHRAPANSRYKPTCYEHAANCYTHALLIVPAIVGSALLHRLSDDCWEKITAWIYGMGLCALFIVSTVFHIVSWKKSHLRTMEHCFHMCDRMVIYFFIAASYAPWYKVVELFFYLTMGFSPALVVTSMNNTDGLQELAYGGIIYCLGVVFFKSDGIIPFAHAIWHLFVATAAAVHYYAIWKYLYRSPTDFIRHL from the exons GTTCATGAACCATCGGGCCCCAGCCAACAGCCGCTATAAACCTACCTGTTATGAGCATGCAGCTAACTGCTACACACATGCA CTCCTCATTGTTCCTGCTATCGTGGGCAGTGCCCTCCTCCATCGACTATCGGATGACTGTTGGGAAAAGATCACAGCATGGATTTATGGAATGGGCCTATGTGCCCTCTTCATAGTTTCCACAGTATTTCACATTGTTTCATGGAAAAAGAGTCACTTAAG GACAATGGAGCATTGTTTTCATATGTGCGATAGAATGGTGATCTATTTCTTCATTGCAGCCTCCTATGCGCCATG GTATAAAGTGGTCGAGCTATTTTTCTATCTAACAATGGGATTTTCTCCTGCATTGGTAGTAACCTCAATG AATAACACTGATGGGCTACAAGAACTTGCCTACGGAGGCATAATTTATTGCTTAGGAGTCGTGTTCTTCAAAAGTGATGGCATCATTCCATTCGCCCATGCCATTTGGCACCTTTTTGTGGCCACAGCAGCAGCAGTACATTACTATGCCATTTGGAAATACCTTTACCGAAGTCCTACAGACTTTATCCGACACTTATGA
- the MMD gene encoding monocyte to macrophage differentiation factor isoform X5: MESRFMNHRAPANSRYKPTCYEHAANCYTHALLIVPAIVGSALLHRLSDDCWEKITAWIYGMGLCALFIVSTVFHIVSWKKSHLRTMEHCFHMCDRMVIYFFIAASYAPWYKVVELFFYLTMGFSPALVVTSMNNTDGLQELAYGGIIYCLGVVFFKSDGIIPFAHAIWHLFVATAAAVHYYAIWKYLYRSPTDFIRHL, encoded by the exons GTTCATGAACCATCGGGCCCCAGCCAACAGCCGCTATAAACCTACCTGTTATGAGCATGCAGCTAACTGCTACACACATGCA CTCCTCATTGTTCCTGCTATCGTGGGCAGTGCCCTCCTCCATCGACTATCGGATGACTGTTGGGAAAAGATCACAGCATGGATTTATGGAATGGGCCTATGTGCCCTCTTCATAGTTTCCACAGTATTTCACATTGTTTCATGGAAAAAGAGTCACTTAAG GACAATGGAGCATTGTTTTCATATGTGCGATAGAATGGTGATCTATTTCTTCATTGCAGCCTCCTATGCGCCATG GTATAAAGTGGTCGAGCTATTTTTCTATCTAACAATGGGATTTTCTCCTGCATTGGTAGTAACCTCAATG AATAACACTGATGGGCTACAAGAACTTGCCTACGGAGGCATAATTTATTGCTTAGGAGTCGTGTTCTTCAAAAGTGATGGCATCATTCCATTCGCCCATGCCATTTGGCACCTTTTTGTGGCCACAGCAGCAGCAGTACATTACTATGCCATTTGGAAATACCTTTACCGAAGTCCTACAGACTTTATCCGACACTTATGA
- the MMD gene encoding monocyte to macrophage differentiation factor isoform X3, with protein MNHRAPANSRYKPTCYEHAANCYTHALLIVPAIVGSALLHRLSDDCWEKITAWIYGMGLCALFIVSTVFHIVSWKKSHLRTMEHCFHMCDRMVIYFFIAASYAPWLNLRELGPLASHMRWFIWLMAAGGTIYVFLYHEKYKVVELFFYLTMGFSPALVVTSMNNTDGLQELAYGGIIYCLGVVFFKSDGIIPFAHAIWHLFVATAAAVHYYAIWKYLYRSPTDFIRHL; from the exons ATGAACCATCGGGCCCCAGCCAACAGCCGCTATAAACCTACCTGTTATGAGCATGCAGCTAACTGCTACACACATGCA CTCCTCATTGTTCCTGCTATCGTGGGCAGTGCCCTCCTCCATCGACTATCGGATGACTGTTGGGAAAAGATCACAGCATGGATTTATGGAATGGGCCTATGTGCCCTCTTCATAGTTTCCACAGTATTTCACATTGTTTCATGGAAAAAGAGTCACTTAAG GACAATGGAGCATTGTTTTCATATGTGCGATAGAATGGTGATCTATTTCTTCATTGCAGCCTCCTATGCGCCATG GTTAAATCTCCGTGAACTTGGACCCCTGGCATCTCATATGCGTTGGTTTATCTGGCTCATGGCAGCTGGAGGAACCATTTATGTATTTCTCTACCATGAAAA GTATAAAGTGGTCGAGCTATTTTTCTATCTAACAATGGGATTTTCTCCTGCATTGGTAGTAACCTCAATG AATAACACTGATGGGCTACAAGAACTTGCCTACGGAGGCATAATTTATTGCTTAGGAGTCGTGTTCTTCAAAAGTGATGGCATCATTCCATTCGCCCATGCCATTTGGCACCTTTTTGTGGCCACAGCAGCAGCAGTACATTACTATGCCATTTGGAAATACCTTTACCGAAGTCCTACAGACTTTATCCGACACTTATGA